caacgcagaacgattgaataatttggagagttctgttgttgtcgtttaaatttgtgaaactaggaagattgcttatataacgtataaaatacgcatttaaTGTAAGCTTGGCAGGATAgttcagttggctaatgcgtttttacttcaggattccgggggtcactggttcgagccctgcggcgggctacttttttttccttttttaaattttatttttgaatttttactggagcttttaaaattgaatgttaacatttatcaatataaagtatttaatgacaaacttcaaaacatgccaaaatctgtgaaaaggcccctttaagataaaaacaacttcacagctttgcttactcttgcctgaaatgatatagaacaaaaaaagtaaaaacattaaacatactgcttcctcaataggaagatatcatttaaaatactgtttGGTGAAGGAATTGTTTTCTACTGTTATACATGCTTTTTACGCAATTAAGCAAATGTTATGGTACATGGCCTTCAGGCATGCGtctcccaggttttatgaccttaatccgtttgtaaaactccatgatcaaAGTGCCACAAGATAAGCTATTACAGTGTTGAAATCTGGTAAAACTAATgctgtaaaatatattttcaaaaattaagagtcattaaTGATAGATGAAAACATGCAAGTCCTAAAATTaggtcacgaaaaataattattttggctaaaaaagggGAAGTTGGAAAAACTTATAGTGTCGGAAAaattagagtaattacggtactctgatataatttattttgaagattTCGCCGTAATTATCACAGTAAAACAAACCTCAAGATTCTAGTATTTGTTTTCTCTTAGTTGGTTGCATTTATTATATCAAAGGCAGTAATCACAATCAAATTCTTTAGCCCCAAAATAGATGCACAATAGATGCTATTAAGTCAGAGGTTAAAGACAACAACACAGATTGATTTTAGTGTTTACTTTTCACACCGTGAAATGAATGCCCCTTGATTGTATAAAACAGATGACAAATAGATTTTGGTGTAAAATACATTGGTTGCTGGCAGGTGACCGTTATACTCAGGTGTTATAAAgactaatttttatgccccccttcgaagaagagggggtatattgctttgcacatgtcggtcggtctgtcggtctgtccgtccaccaggtggtttccggatgataactaaaagaacgcttaggcctaggatcatgaaacttcataggtacattgatcatgactggcagatgacccctattgattttgaggtcactctgtcaaaggtcaaggtcacggtgacccgaaatagtaaaatggtttctggatgataactcaagaacgcttatgcctaggatcatgaaacttgataggtagattgatcatgactcgcagatgacccctattgattttcaggtcactaggtcaaaggtcaaggtcacggtgacccgaaatagtaaaatggtttccggatgataactcaagaacgcttatgcctaggatcatgaaacttgataggtagattgaccatgactcgcagatgacccctattgattttcaggtcactaggtcaaaggtcaaggtcacggtgacccgaaatagtaaaatggtttccggatgataactcaagaacgcttatgcctaggatcatgaaacttgataagtagattgatcatgactggcagatgacccttattgattttcaggtcacaaggtcaaaggtcaaggtcatggtgacccgaaatagtaaaatggtttccggatgattacttaagaacgcttatgcctaggatcatgaaacttgataggtagtttgatcatgactggcagatgacccctattgattttcaggtcaaaggtcaaggtcacggtgacccgaaattgtaaaatggtttccggatgataactcaagaacgcttatgcctaggatcatgaaacttcataggtacattgatcatgactggcagatgacccctattgattttcaggtcaaaggacaaggtcacagtgatccgaaatagtaaaatggtttctggatgataactcaagaatgcttatgtctaggatcatgaaacttgataggtagattgatcatgactcgcagatgacccctattgattttgaggtcactctgtcaaaggtcaaggtcacggtgacccgaaatagtaaaatggtttccggatgataactcaagaacgcttatgcctaggatcatgaaacttgataggtacattgatcatgactggcagatgacccctattgattttcaggtcgctaggtcaaaggtcaaggtcacagtgacccgaaatagtaaaatggtttcccgatgaaaactcaagaaagcttatggctaggatcatgaaacttcataggtgcattgatcatgactcacagatgacccctattgattttcaggtcactaggtcaaaggtcaaggtcacagtgacaaaaacatatttacaaaatggctgtcactacaactgagagcccatatggggggcatgcatgttttacaaacagcccttgttgttatcTAGACTGACTGCTTAAACCAGATGACAGCTGTACTCATGTGTACGCTAAGTCTGGATGGACTGTTTGGCTGCATATAGGCTTAAGTAATGCTAAAGTTTGTGAGCTATATCCTGCAACCTGTTTCCCTAGGGACAGACCCAACAGACCCGGATGCAAGGCCCCATGGTTCGTCCCCCGGGGGGCATGGTGGCCACCCAGCAGCCCCAGGCCCCCTCCCAGCCCCCACAGCAGATGACCTTTAGCCCTGCCCAAGTTAGGGCTACTGGACCCAATCAGGGCATCAACCCCACTGTGACCAACCAAGGGGCGGTGAGTGCTGGTGATTATTGGGACAAAGTAAGCCATGCATTGGGTCATttggttttatatttattattggtTTTGTTCAAAGTCTTGCATGTtgaagattttgaaaaaaaaaatgtcaattatGATTGATTTTGCATGATGAATCACATCATGTCTGTAGCACAATACTAATTTCTGTGTCCAGTCATTTCAATCTTGATAAGTGTAAACACATTGTTTGAAAACATTGGTAAGCTGTAGAAGAAATGTTATAAGCACATGCAAACCATGGCATCGGTAAAGAAAAGGTATGTTCTAAATTTTTGGTAGAAAAAAACAACCTCAAAATCCTGCAAGAGGCGAACTTTAGGTGTGAAATTCACAAACATAAAGCgggatacatttaaataaaataccagTGTCTGCATTTATgagatttatttatttgaaatgctcatttcagtaaagtatttttttagattttgcaATTAATTCTTAGAGGCATAAACAAGTTTAGGGCACTATGAACCATGTAACCTGGTCATTGACTAAGGCGTGGAACTGTGAAAAAGACATGTACAGCATAttcaaacatgtttgttttgttacaggGTGACTTTATGGGTAACAGAATGACAGGAGGCAATCAAACAATTTCTGACCCAATGATGTCCCTGAACAGCACCATGAGTCAGGGAATGCCTGTCCAATCTAAACCTGGCACAACAGCTGGCTGGCCCAATCAAAATTCAGGAATGGTGAATGCGCCAGCTTCCGGAATAAACCAGACAATAAGTGCAACCAGTGCAATGAGTGGACCAAATGTGACAAACATGGGTGGACAGAATATAGGGGTAACCAATAATATGGGAGGGCAACAAATGGGCGGGGGGCAACAAATGGGTGGGGGACAACAAATGGGTGGGGGACAATCCATGGGCGGGATCAATAACATGAATATGGGAGGGGCAAACAATGTCATGAGTGTTCCCAATAGCATGGCTGGACAAAATATGGGGGGCATGAGCAGCATGGGTGGGGCCGGTGGTATGTCAGGTCAAGGGATGAGTGCTGGAAATGGAATGGGACAGAACGCTGCAACCATGAGTGCTATGGGTATGGGCGGTGGGGCAGCGCCCATGGGAGGGATGAACATGGCCGGGCCGGGTATGGTGGGACCAAACAACATGGCTGGACAGGGAGGGATGCAGGCGGGGCTGAATCAGCAGGGTGTGGCACCTGGGATACCTGGGCCCAATGATCAGCAAGGGGGATTTCTGCAGAATCGTACCATCATCTGGAAGggtgtgttattttttttatttgtatgtcaACAATCTGATTTGACCCAATATAGGTTGATTAATTCCCTATCATGGCAAAAATACATGTTAGCTTCGCTCTGAAAACGTGGCTAAAgtcatgtgcataaattgttttaccagatatgCCTCTGCAGTCAGCATAAGCAAATCAGAAAAGACAATTTCAACTTACAtgtagactggatttttgttaagaagagacctaCCTTAagtgaaaaataacataaaaaggaAATTGTCATGCCTGCCTGTTGTTCTTTGAATTCTGCAAATGCCCATGCATAAGCCAAGTTTGCTCATTTTCTTAATATTGCAAAAATGCACTTGAAAATACTGTTTGAATTATTCTTACTTTGTAAGCAATTTTATGTTTGAAACCTTCGTGATATCTTATCTTTTATTATCTCCATATGTCTGTATAACtacatttaatcaataaatactcGCTTATAATTATAGGGTTGCAATACCTGTTTGTTAATGTTTCGTTATAAAATGAGCTTATGAGGTCATTTAGTACAGAAATATTTTCTGTTAGTCCATATGAACAACAGTTCATGTCACCTATGATCTGAAGAATACAGGATGGTGTCAAAATCAACTGTTTGTACTATTTTTGTGCTGACTTGTTGGCTTCACTTAATCATGTTCCGCTGCAGGCAACCTGGAGTGGCAGGACAAGAAGACGGTGATACCCGGTCCTGCTGCCAGAATCACTCGTAGTCTCGGTTGCATGGTCTCCATTGCCAACACAGACCCAGATCTGTATGTAGTCTCTGGCTTAGCATAGAGAGTTTACATTAGCTTTGGTAATATTACGAATATAATAATACCTACACTTCTTTTGTACCTGAAAATGTTTAAGGAAGTTGTCAGTGGTACTGGTAAGTCTCTGCCCTGGTGGTAAAGAGGCCCATAGGTCTCtttgatatttaatttatgtttgattgCTTGTCACCTACATTTTACTTTAATTGTATGTTCCATTTGTTGTTAAGGGCTAATTGTGGTTCAATTAGTCCTTTATGCAGATTATTATCAGGCACTTGGCAGGCTTTGCCATTGGAATAATCCACTCTGAATGTATGATATACCTCGTTCAGGAACACCTCCCGCTGGCCGTCTGTGCTCATAATGCAGCTGATGCCACAGGCCTTGCTGAACTCGCCGCAGTTACATCCCCTGTTCAAGAACAGCAGACAGGTGGCCTTCCACTTTCAACAGAACACGAACCTCGACGACACGCGTAACTTGTACAAGGTCATGGGCAGTGGCTTTGTGAgtacacagtgattttttttgccccaaattactgccgttttttccaaaaaatcagaccaaaattgcccccccccccctccaaaaatgccaaaatttCCAAATAAATCCAATAAGATTACAAACGGAATACAGTTATAATCCTGTAAAACGAGTGCTAACGGAGCATGTTGAGTTGTTGCTGAAAACAAAATACTTAACTATTGGTAGGGAATGTAGCCAGATATAAATGATTGTATGCTTGCTATTGATACCTCTCTTTATTGCTGAGAATACTGGCAATAGTCAATGTATCACAATTGATAATGCAAGTTGCAAACAGCATCATCCAAGATGGCAGACAAGCAGAAAAGAACTTATAATGAACTGCAAAgatgaaaaataacaataaaataaacgaCAGACATCATATAACATCATATGACAACAAGTGACATTCAAGACACAGACGGCAAAATTACTTACAACACGTGCAAAAATTTACTTGTCGCACGAGAAACGTGATATACGGTATAGGATGCAACAAGTGCGAGTGTGTTGTTTATGTTGGGGAGACGGAGAGGCAAATCCGAGAACGCATGAGTGACCACTTGCGAGACGTCCGCCTGCATAAAGAAAAGCCCATCACTACCCACTTCGATTCGAGCCACTGCGATGACAATATGTACTTCTCGGTCCTGGAGACGCTAAATATCGCTGGACGCCAAGAACGTGTAATTAGAGAAGCGTTGTGGATAAAGAGACTAAAAACGATGAAACCGTTCAGATGTAATGTAAAAGACAGTGTGTTCCAGTCGGCAACACTAATAGACAGCATATAaggcttataataaataataatatttatgtttattttataaacattatatatattttgtatatgtttattatggacatgtatatgtgtatatatatatatatatatatatatatatatatatatatatatatatatatatatatatatatatatatatatatatatatatatatatatatatatatatgtgtgtatgtgtatatatgtgtgtatatgtatgtatgtggttatgtatatatgtgtatatatgtatatgtgtatatatgtctatgtatgtgtatatgtatgtgtatatatgtatgtatatgtgggtatatatgtataatatctatataataatatatacacagcatacaattcataatatgtagcgacttccgagtattggcgcgtaacgtcacgttcacgtcgggtaacgttacgtcatttatttatatttttgtatttacttccgttatgatcgacagaagaaaacgctaagtaaagttgtcttaataatcgtttactgaagaaggcctttggctgaaatatttaataaaagagtaaatgtatgaagttttaataatttcctccctctggagatccaatacataGAGTATTTATTACAACACTCCTACGATAAATGGATTATACAGACGTCGATACGTTTTCTCTGAAGAGATTGATGGACAAACAAGCTCGTTACAGAAGTCATCTTGAATTCCTGGACACGTGCACACATATGAACATTATCCCGAAAGGTTTTCTGTTAAAGTGGGAGTTACAGTTGGAAGCTGGAGATGAAGATTTCGAGAAATGCCGCAAAATAAAGATTGATGCCGCGAATCAGTTGATGGGAGTCACAAGAGACGTGTGCTTGAAAAAGTTAAACGAACTTGAGGGTGAGATCAATCATTTTTATTCTATGCTAGATAGTAATGAAAAGAAGTCAATTGACATATGGTATGTTGAACGAACATTAGAGAACAAACTtcgtaaattaaaaaaagtacaaCAGCTAAAATCAAAGATCAATAAAGACGAGGATGTCCGAACCTACAAGATAATTAGCGTTGCAAAAGACGGTAATTGTTTTTACAGATGTTTAAGCTATTTCCTGTATGGATCTCAAATGTATCACGAATCATTGAGAGAAGACCTTACTCAATATATGTATAAGAACTCCCTTAAGTACAACCATCTGGTAGACGGTGATATACACGTACACCTAAGCGCACAGAGATATACAAATGGAAGGTAATCGTCATGGGCAACGGAGGCCAAGCTAACAGCCGCATCTGATCACCACCAAATAAGCATCCATGTTTCAACAGACCGTAAATTCACAGAGTGGTTGAAATTTGAAGATCAAGTTGAGCCTTCAATTAATGTAGACCGCCCGCTGAGGTTACTTTTAGAAAACAGCCATTTCAGTGTACTAGAAGTTAGCGTCGACGGTAGACAGCATACAACCCATGATACTGATACTCACGTGTATGATTGGTTTGAAGGCAAGCCTACCGAACCTGTAATTTACTTGAAAAAACAGAACATTGCCAATGCAAATACGAATGTGAAACGACCCAGTGACACAAAAGCGTTCAAAGCAAAGCAGGTTAAGGAAAATAAACCCCAAATATCACCACAAGAATCGTTACCAAAAAAATCCAGTGTGACAAAATCTTCAGTGACTAACCTATCAAAACACGTACTCACCGACGCTGAACAAAATCTCCTTGAAAAGGGCCTTAAATTCATCCCAAGTCGTAAGAATATTGATAAGGTGTAATTGCTAGCTGACCTTGGGGAGTGGGAACGCAGAATGCGATTACGGGAATACTTTGCGGACAC
This is a stretch of genomic DNA from Dreissena polymorpha isolate Duluth1 chromosome 7, UMN_Dpol_1.0, whole genome shotgun sequence. It encodes these proteins:
- the LOC127839493 gene encoding mediator of RNA polymerase II transcription subunit 25-like gives rise to the protein MVRPPGGMVATQQPQAPSQPPQQMTFSPAQVRATGPNQGINPTVTNQGAVSAGDYWDKGDFMGNRMTGGNQTISDPMMSLNSTMSQGMPVQSKPGTTAGWPNQNSGMVNAPASGINQTISATSAMSGPNVTNMGGQNIGVTNNMGGQQMGGGQQMGGGQQMGGGQSMGGINNMNMGGANNVMSVPNSMAGQNMGGMSSMGGAGGMSGQGMSAGNGMGQNAATMSAMGMGGGAAPMGGMNMAGPGMVGPNNMAGQGGMQAGLNQQGVAPGIPGPNDQQGGFLQNRTIIWKGNLEWQDKKTVIPGPAARITRSLGCMVSIANTDPDLNTSRWPSVLIMQLMPQALLNSPQLHPLFKNSRQVAFHFQQNTNLDDTRNLYKVMGSGFAGCVHFPPSTACDIRVLLLLFSNKRKSFVGLIPNDQSGVVNGIRQVITQQKQRHMFLWKQILDPTAKAAW